A window of Variovorax paradoxus EPS genomic DNA:
CCGTCAGGCCCAGCGGCTCGTCAGAGGCGGCGCTCATCGCGTGCGCGGCGCCGCGAGCGGCGGAAGGGGGTGATGAATTGGAACCAGACATAGAGGATGACGACGAGGGCCGAGAGGCCGAACCACTGGAATGCGTAACCGTAGTGCCTCTCCAGCCCCAGCGCCGGGGCCGGCCAGTCGCGCTGCAGGCCTTCGGAGGCCGGGCCGGTCTGCTGCAGCGACACGTCGGTGCGCAGCGGCAGCTTGGTTTCGGCACGGAACGCCTCCAGGTCGAGATTTTGCCGGATGGCCGAAGACCCCTCGGCGGCCGGTGCCTGCACGGGCGCGGAAGCCGCCGGAGCGGGCGCCGGGGCGGCCGCTGTCGACGATGTGCCCAGCTCGAGCAGATGGCTCGGCGGCGGCTCGATCAGGCCCGTGACCTCGACGATGCCGGCCGGCGTCTCGACCGCCCCGAGCTTCGTGCGATCGACGAAATTGCGCTGCACCCAGCCGCGCTGGATCATCACCGTCTGCTCGGTGCCTTCGAGCGCGAACGGCGTCAGCACGTAGAAGCCGGGCACGCCGTGCATCTGGCGGTTGTCCAGGTAGACCGTCTGCGGCGTGAGCCAGAGGCCGCGCAGGCGCACCGGCCGGTGCAGCGCATCGCTCGCCTGCGGCAGCGCGAGGAACTCGGCCTGGTCGAGCGCGGGCTTCTGCTTTTCGGCATCGATGCTGGCCTGCAGCGCTTCTTTCTGCGCCGCGCGCGAGAGCTGCCAGCGGCCCAGCGAGACGGTGGCGGCCAGCGTCAGGATGGCCGCGATGGTGACGAGCCAGAAGCGGCCTCGGCGGCGCGGTGCTTCGGCGTTCAGGGGTTCAGGGATCACTGGAGAGGACGGGGCGTGCGGCCGATAATGCGGGTCATGAAATATTTCGTCGCCCTGGTGTTCCTGGGGATCTTCGCGAGCCTCGGATTTGCGCTGTACTTCATGCTGAAGGACGGGCGCAACGGGCGCGCCAAGAGCGGCGGCATGGCGCGCGCTCTCACCTTTCGGATCGGCCTGTCGGTGTTTTTGTTCCTCTGCATGCTGCTCGCCTGGAAACTCGGCTACATCCAGCCCACCGGGCTCCCGCTCGGCAAGTAGATGGTGCTCGTTCCAGGAGAACCATGAAAAAGGCGCCTTGCGGCGCCTTTTTTCTGGAATGACGCGAGGCTCTTCGCTCAAAGCCAGTAAACCAGCATGTAGAGACCCAGCCACACCACGTCCACGAAGTGCCAGTACCAGGCGGCGCCTTCGAAACCGAAGTGGCGCTCGGGCGTGAAGTGGCCCTTCTGCAGTCGCAGCGTGATGAACAGCAGCATCAGCATGCCGATGAACACGTGCAGGCCGTGGAAGCCGGTCAGCATGAAGAAGGTCGAGCCGTAGGCGCCCGAACTGAGCTTCAGGTTCAGTTCTGTGTACAGGTGGTAGTACTCGTAGCCCTGCACACCCAGAAAGATCACGCCCAAGAGCACGGTGAGCCACATGAAGCGGATGGTCTGCGCACGATGGCCGGCACGCAGCGCGTGGTGGGCGATGGTGAGCGTCACGCCCGAGCTGAGCAGCAGCGCGGTGTTGATGGTGGGGAGCCAGAATGGACCCACGGTCTGGAACGGCTCGACGATGTCGGCCGGCGACCCGGTCACTCCAGCGGCCACGCTCGGCCACACAGCCTTGAAGTCGGGCCAGAGGATCGCGTTGTCCAGGCTGCCGAGCGTCGGCAGCGCATGGGTGCGGGCCCACCACAGCGCGGTGAAGAAGGCGCCGAAGAACATCACTTCCGAGAAGATGAACCAGCTCATGCTCCAGCGGAAAGAGAGGTCGATCTTGTGCCCGTACTGCCCGCTCTCGCTTTCGCCGATGGCCGCACGGAACCACACGAAGAGCGTGGCGAGCCAGCCGACCATGCCGGCCGCGAGCGACCAGGCGCCCCACTCGTGGCCATTGATCCACTGCGCCGCACCGAGGATCACGAAGAACAGACCGATCGCGGCCATGACCGGATAGGCCGAGGGTCCGGGCACGAAGTAGTAGGGCGTGGTGCCGTGGGTGGTTGAACTCATATCAGCTCCTGGCTTTCTTTCTTCTCTCGATTCAATGGATTCTTGTTTGTCGTGGGTTTCGTCAGCCCGTGGCAACCACATACCGCACCAGCAACACCAGCCCGACGACGAAGACGATCACCGCGGCGAATGCCACCGCGATGATGTGCAACGGATTCAGCTTGCCCAGGTCTTCCTGGTAGGCGCTGTTCTTGCGAACGCCGAAGAACGACCAGCCCACCGCCTTCACCGTGTCCCACAGCGTGGCCTTCGGCTTGTTCGATGGCGGAACGGTCATCACGAGCGCGGCTCATTGGCGGTGCTTGTGACTGCGGCCACCGGCGCGGCCGGCGTCTTGCCGCCCACCTCGAAGAAGGTGTACGACAGCGTGATGGTCTTCACGTCCTTGGAGATCTTCGGGTCGATCACGAACGCGACCGGCCACTGCTTCTTCTCGCCCGGATCGAGCGTGTACTGGTTGAAGCAGAAGCACTCGAGCTTGTTGAAATAAGGCGCGGCCTGCTGCGGCGCGTAGCTCGGGATGGCCTGCGCGGCCATGCGGCGGTTCTGCACGTTCTGAAACTCGTAAATCACCGTGTTGAGCTGGCCCGGGTGCACCTCGATGGTCCGCTCGGCTGGCTTGAAGTCCCAGAGGCCGCCGCGCACGTTGGAGTCGAATTCGACCTTGATCGTGCGGGTCATGTCGACCTGCGTGTTGTCGGGCACGCGCACGTTCTTGCCGCCGCTCGCACCGCCCGGCACCTCGAGCTCGGAGAGCGCGAGGATGTTGATGCCGGTCATCTCGCAGATCGCGCGGTACATGGGCACCAGCGCATAGCCGAAGGCGAACATGCCGCATGTCACGACGGCGAGCTTGCCCACCATGCGGACATTGGCGCGGCGGATGCGTTGGCCGAGACTCATGCGTGCTGCTCCGGTTCGTTGGCCAGCGGTCAGCGACCGCTGAAGAAGACCATGCGCACGATGAAGCCGATGAAGAAGATCACCGCGATGGAGGCCAGCGTGAGCCCCATGCGACGGTTGTTCCTTCTTTGCTCAGGCGTCGTCATTTCGTGCGGTCGATCAGCCGATCACCTTGGTGGCGGTCGCGTCGAGCTTGGGCGGATTCTCGAAGGTGTGGAACGGGGCCGGCGACGGCACTTCCCACTCAAGGCCTTCAGCCGCTTCCCACGGCTTCTGCGAAGCCTTCTCGCCCTTGCCGCGCATGGTCGGCAGCACGACGAAGAGGAAGAAGTACACCTGCGCGAAGCCAAAGAAGAAGGCACCGACCGAAGCGAGCGCGTTGAAGTCGGCGAACTGCATCGGGTAGTCGGCGTAGCGTCGCGGCATGCCCGCGAGGCCCAGGAAGTGCATCGGGAAGAAGGTCACGTTGAACGAGATCAGCGACCACCAGAAGTGCACCTTGCCGCGCGTTTCGTTGTACATCACGCCGGTCCACTTGGGCACCCAGTAGTAGAAGCCCGAGAACATGGCGAACAGCGAGCCGGCTACCAGCACGTAGTGGAAGTGGGCCACCACGTAATACGTGTCCTGCAGCTGCGTGTCGATCGGCGCGACCGCGAGGATGAGGCCGGTGAAGCCGCCCATCGTGAACACGAAGATGAAGCCGACCGCGAACAGCATGGGCGTCTCGAAGGTCATCGAGCCCTGCCACATCGTGGCGATCCAGTTGAAGATCTTCACGGCCGTGGGCACCGCGATCAGCATGGTCGCGTACATGAAGAACAACTGGCCGGTGAGCGGCATGCCGGTCGTGAACATGTGGTGCGCCCACACGATGAACGACAGGATGGCAATCGACGAGGTGGCGTACACCATCGAGGCGTAGCCGAAGAGCTTCTTGCGGGCGAAGGCCGGCACCACCTGGCTGATGATGCCGAAGGCCGGCAAGATCATGATGTAGACCTCGGGGTGGCCGAAGAACCAGAAGATGTGCTGGTACATCACCGGGTCGCCGCCGCCGGCGGGGTTGAAGAAGCTGGTGCCGAAGTGGCGGTCGGTCAGCGTCATCGTGATGGCGCCTGCGAGCACCGGCATCACGGCGATCAGCAGGTAGGCAGTGATGAGCCAGGTCCAGCAGAACATCGGCATCTTCATCAGCGTCATGCCGGGGGCGCGCATGTTGAGGATGGTCACGATGATGTTGATCGAGCCCATGATCGACGAGGCGCCCATGATGTGCATCGCGAAAATGCCAGCGTCCATCGAGGGGCCCATCTGCAGCGTGAGCGGCGCGTAGAGCGTCCAGCCCGCAGCGGGTGCGCCGCCGGGCATGAAGAACGAACCCACCAGCATCAGCGCCGCGGGAATCAGCAGCCAAAAGCTGAAGTTGTTCATGCGCGCGAACGCCATGTCGGAAGCGCCCACCTGCAGCGGGATCATCCAGTTCGCGAAGCCCACGAAGGCCGGCATGATGGCGCCGAACACCATGATCAGGCCGTGCATGGTGGTGAACTGGTTGAAGAGCTCGGGGTTCACCAGTTGCAGGCCGGGCTGGAACAGCTCGGCGCGGATCAGGAGGGCCAGGATGCCGCCCACCATCAGCATCGTGAAGCTGAACAGCAGGTAGAGCGTGCCGATGTCCTTGTGGTTGGTCGCGAAGACCCAGCGGCGCCAGCCGGTGGGTGCCGCGTGATGCTCGTCGTGGCCGTCGTGTGCGTGGTCGCCGTGGGCGTGACCGTGGGGGTCGAGGACTGCACTCATTTCGTTGTTCCTTGCAATTTCTTCTTCGCGGGGCGCTGCTGCTGGCGTATCACTTGCCGCGCAGGGCCAGCACTTCGGCCGGCTGCACCAGCTGACCCGTCTTGTTCGACCAGCTGTTCTTGGTGTAGGTGGCCACGGCCGCGAGATCGGTGTCGCTCAGCTGCTTCCACGCAGGCATCGCACCGTTGTTCTGGCCGTTGAGCAGCACTTCCAGCTGCACCTTGTGGTCGGCGGCAACCACCTTGGCCGAGCCGTCGAGCGGCTTGATCGGGCCGGCGCCCTTGCCGTTGGCCTGGTGGCAGGCTGCGCAATTGGCGGCGTAGACCTTCTCGCCACGCACCAGCATCTCGGGCAGCGCCCAGACCTTGGTCGGATCGTCGAGCTTGGCGGCGGCCTCCTTGCGCTTGGCCGCGACCCAGGTCGTGTAGTCGGCCGACGAGACCACCTTCACGTGGATCGGCATGTAGGCGTGTTCCTTGCCGCACAGTTCCTGGCACTGGCCGTAGTAGTCACCCACGGCCTCGGCGCGGAACCAGGTGTCGCGCACGAAGCCGGGAATCGCGTCTTGCTTCACGCCCAGCTGCGGCACGGCGAACGCGTGGATCACGTCGTTGGCGGTGGTGATGATGCGGACCTTCTTGTTGACCGGCACCACCAGCGGGTTGTCGACCTTGAGCAGGTAGTCGTCCGGCATCGCGCCCTTGGCGCCTGCGTCGGACATCGCGCGCTGCGAGCTGTCGAGCGTGGAGATGAAGGCCAGGCCCTCGCCTTCGCCGTTCAGGTAGTCGTAGCCCCACTTCCACTGGTAGCCAGTGGTCTTGATCGTGAGGTCGGCGTTGGTGGTGTCCTTCTGGGCCACCAGCACCTTGGTGGCGGGCAGCGCCATCACGATCACGATGAGGAAGGGAACGATGGTCCAGATGACCTCGACCACCACCGATTCGTGGAAGTTGGCGGCCTTGTGGCCCACCGACTTGCGGTGCTTCCAGATCGAATAGAACATGACCGCGAACACGGCGACGAAGATGACCGTGCACAGAATCATCATGATCGTGTGGAGCAGATGCTGCTCCTGAGCGATCTTGGTCACACCGACCGGAAGATTCAACTGGCGAACCGAAGGGCCGCCGGGCAGATCGTTGACTGCGTGCGCCGCGCTGCTGAAAGCCGCGCCGGCCGCCAGCAACAGA
This region includes:
- a CDS encoding SURF1 family protein, whose amino-acid sequence is MIPEPLNAEAPRRRGRFWLVTIAAILTLAATVSLGRWQLSRAAQKEALQASIDAEKQKPALDQAEFLALPQASDALHRPVRLRGLWLTPQTVYLDNRQMHGVPGFYVLTPFALEGTEQTVMIQRGWVQRNFVDRTKLGAVETPAGIVEVTGLIEPPPSHLLELGTSSTAAAPAPAPAASAPVQAPAAEGSSAIRQNLDLEAFRAETKLPLRTDVSLQQTGPASEGLQRDWPAPALGLERHYGYAFQWFGLSALVVILYVWFQFITPFRRSRRRARDERRL
- a CDS encoding twin transmembrane helix small protein, with translation MRVMKYFVALVFLGIFASLGFALYFMLKDGRNGRAKSGGMARALTFRIGLSVFLFLCMLLAWKLGYIQPTGLPLGK
- a CDS encoding cytochrome c oxidase subunit 3, translated to MSSTTHGTTPYYFVPGPSAYPVMAAIGLFFVILGAAQWINGHEWGAWSLAAGMVGWLATLFVWFRAAIGESESGQYGHKIDLSFRWSMSWFIFSEVMFFGAFFTALWWARTHALPTLGSLDNAILWPDFKAVWPSVAAGVTGSPADIVEPFQTVGPFWLPTINTALLLSSGVTLTIAHHALRAGHRAQTIRFMWLTVLLGVIFLGVQGYEYYHLYTELNLKLSSGAYGSTFFMLTGFHGLHVFIGMLMLLFITLRLQKGHFTPERHFGFEGAAWYWHFVDVVWLGLYMLVYWL
- a CDS encoding DUF2970 domain-containing protein; amino-acid sequence: MTVPPSNKPKATLWDTVKAVGWSFFGVRKNSAYQEDLGKLNPLHIIAVAFAAVIVFVVGLVLLVRYVVATG
- a CDS encoding cytochrome c oxidase assembly protein, whose protein sequence is MSLGQRIRRANVRMVGKLAVVTCGMFAFGYALVPMYRAICEMTGINILALSELEVPGGASGGKNVRVPDNTQVDMTRTIKVEFDSNVRGGLWDFKPAERTIEVHPGQLNTVIYEFQNVQNRRMAAQAIPSYAPQQAAPYFNKLECFCFNQYTLDPGEKKQWPVAFVIDPKISKDVKTITLSYTFFEVGGKTPAAPVAAVTSTANEPRS
- a CDS encoding cytochrome oxidase small assembly protein codes for the protein MTTPEQRRNNRRMGLTLASIAVIFFIGFIVRMVFFSGR
- the ctaD gene encoding cytochrome c oxidase subunit I — protein: MSAVLDPHGHAHGDHAHDGHDEHHAAPTGWRRWVFATNHKDIGTLYLLFSFTMLMVGGILALLIRAELFQPGLQLVNPELFNQFTTMHGLIMVFGAIMPAFVGFANWMIPLQVGASDMAFARMNNFSFWLLIPAALMLVGSFFMPGGAPAAGWTLYAPLTLQMGPSMDAGIFAMHIMGASSIMGSINIIVTILNMRAPGMTLMKMPMFCWTWLITAYLLIAVMPVLAGAITMTLTDRHFGTSFFNPAGGGDPVMYQHIFWFFGHPEVYIMILPAFGIISQVVPAFARKKLFGYASMVYATSSIAILSFIVWAHHMFTTGMPLTGQLFFMYATMLIAVPTAVKIFNWIATMWQGSMTFETPMLFAVGFIFVFTMGGFTGLILAVAPIDTQLQDTYYVVAHFHYVLVAGSLFAMFSGFYYWVPKWTGVMYNETRGKVHFWWSLISFNVTFFPMHFLGLAGMPRRYADYPMQFADFNALASVGAFFFGFAQVYFFLFVVLPTMRGKGEKASQKPWEAAEGLEWEVPSPAPFHTFENPPKLDATATKVIG
- the coxB gene encoding cytochrome c oxidase subunit II, coding for MKSIWRNKYRPANLLLAAGAAFSSAAHAVNDLPGGPSVRQLNLPVGVTKIAQEQHLLHTIMMILCTVIFVAVFAVMFYSIWKHRKSVGHKAANFHESVVVEVIWTIVPFLIVIVMALPATKVLVAQKDTTNADLTIKTTGYQWKWGYDYLNGEGEGLAFISTLDSSQRAMSDAGAKGAMPDDYLLKVDNPLVVPVNKKVRIITTANDVIHAFAVPQLGVKQDAIPGFVRDTWFRAEAVGDYYGQCQELCGKEHAYMPIHVKVVSSADYTTWVAAKRKEAAAKLDDPTKVWALPEMLVRGEKVYAANCAACHQANGKGAGPIKPLDGSAKVVAADHKVQLEVLLNGQNNGAMPAWKQLSDTDLAAVATYTKNSWSNKTGQLVQPAEVLALRGK